From one Lotus japonicus ecotype B-129 chromosome 3, LjGifu_v1.2 genomic stretch:
- the LOC130747169 gene encoding MAR-binding filament-like protein 1-1 has product MGFLAAASSSTFCLLHSPPLYQFPFPSSSSCSSSSWPRNAARFKTQFRAPTASSLRQHDPICSKRTFLLMGIAVLPLLPFNTAQALEGSSATTKESEVKTSEDSPKAQTNSFASLLNAIGIFSAGVLGALYALAQKEKSTADATIETMSIKLKEKEEKIVSLKRNYELKLQNEQEERAKLLGKAKEEQQALTNQLNSAISTVTRVGQELKSEKSLIEELKLQIDRLETKLSKADTDKKGLEDNLKEKVDSIEILQKKIDLLSADLKDKEVVVQNLNSSLAEKELELRNLNSTYEQTKEELSNAYLQIQELKDELLKSQKELEGKDSLVMALNSRVNSLTLENDGFKSKCDVMEKEYSDLKLSAEKKADLDAKILIEKEEELHQLKDKLELAIDETGRNKAIIADLEQQRQGLKESLENESREVNNLKHELQVAQENLGKSRNESAELEKSLNKSNELRKELELEVSKLSSELTEVKESLQEKLDDAKLGAEMLASELTTAKEHLNKSQAQLQSMSDELTATLENRSSLQRELTDVYKKAETTAMDLKEEKQLVASLYQDLQALEKQVSKDKEAQRSLEMDLEEAAKSLDEMNRHALTLTSELERSQSLISSLENEKEVLSKSLSEQRKASKEARENIEDAHNLIMRLGKERETLDSRGKKLEEELASAKGEILRLRSQINSSKVAVSNEKPLNNEKVQKDEGETKVNTEKVQKDEGETKVTVTARKTGRRRKANPQ; this is encoded by the exons ATGGGGTTTCTTGCAGCAGCGAGTAGCAGCACCTTCTGCTTGCTGCATTCTCCTCCTCTCTACCAATTTCCAttcccttcttcttcatcttgttcttcttcttcttggcctAGAAATGCCGCACGTTTCAAGACTCAGTTCCGAGCTCCCACAGCATCGTCCTTGCGCCAACACGACCCAATCTGCAGCAAGAGGACATTTCTCTTGATGGGTATTGCTGTTCTTCCACTTCTACCATTCAACACTGCTCAAGCTCTTGAAGGGTCTTCCGCTACCACAA AAGAAAGTGAGGTGAAGACATCAGAGGATAGCCCGAAAGCACAG ACAAATTCCTTTGCGTCTCTCCTGAATGCAATTGGAATATTTTCTGCTGGCGTGTTGGGTGCTCTCTATGCACTAGCTCAGAAAGAAAAGTCCACTGCTGATGCAACAATAGAAACA ATGAGCATCAAACTTaaggaaaaggaagagaagATAGTATCCTTGAAGAGAAACTATGAATTGAAGTTACAGAATGAGCAGGAAGAACGAGCCAAGCTACTTGGAAAAGCAAAGGAAGAACAGCAAGCATTGACAAACCAGCTAAATTCCGCAATCAGTACTGTCACCCGTGTGGGTCAGGAGCTAAAAAGCGAGAAAAGTTTGATTGAGGAGCTGAAACTTCAAATTGACAGACTTGAAACTAAGCTTTCAAAGGCTGATACAGATAAGAAGGGTCTTGAAGACAATTTGAAAGAGAAGGTTGATTCTATTGAaattttacagaaaaaaattgATCTGCTGAGTGCAGACCTCAAGGACAAAGAAGTTGTTGTTCAGAATCTAAATTCATCCCTGGCAGAAAAGGAGTTGGAATTGAGGAATTTGAATTCTACCTATGAGCAAACCAAGGAGGAATTATCTAATGCTTATTTGCAGATTCAGGAGTTGAAAGATGAACTACTAAAAAGCCAAAAAGAACTAGAGGGAAAAGATTCCTTGGTGATGGCACTAAATTCAAGAGTAAATTCCTTAACACTTGAGAATGATGGTTTTAAGAGTAAATGTGATGTCATGGAGAAGGAATACAGTGACCTAAAGTTGTCTGCTGAAAAGAAGGCTGATTTGGATGCTAAGATTTtaatagaaaaagaagaggagCTTCATCAGCTAAAGGATAAATTAGAACTGGCGATAGATGAAACAGGCAGAAACAAGGCCATCATTGCTGATTTAGAGCAACAAAGACAAGGTTTAAAGGAGTCTCTAGAGAATGAATCTAGGGAAGTGAACAATCTGAAGCATGAACTCCAAGTCGCTCAGGAGAACCTTGGAAAATCAAGGAATGAGTCTGCTGAATTGGAGAAAAGTCTAAACAAGTCAAATGAATTGCGCAAAGAGCTCGAGCTTGAGGTctctaagctttcatctgagctCACTGAAGTTAAAGAGTCACTACAGGAAAAACTTGATGATGCAAAACTCGGGGCAGAAATGCTAGCTAGTGAGCTTACGACAGCAAAGGAACATTTGAATAAATCACAAGCACAGCTCCAAAGTATGTCTGATGAATTAACAGCTACTCTTGAAAACCGTAGTAGCCTACAAAGAGAATTAACTGATGTCTACAAAAAGGCTGAAACCACAGCAATGGATTTGAAGGAAGAAAAACagttagttgcttctttgtACCAAGATCTACAAGCTTTGGAGAAGCAAGTCTCAAAGGACAAGGAGGCTCAAAGATCTCTCGAAATGGATTTAGAGGAGGCTGCCAAATCTCTAGATGAAATGAACAGACATGCATTGACCCTTACTAGTGAATTAGAGAGGAGTCAGTCTCTTATTTCTAGCCTTGAGAATGAGAAAGAGGTGCTTTCCAAGTCTCTCAGTGAACAAAGAAAAGCAAGCAAAGAGGCCCGGGAAAACATTGAAGATGCTCATAACCTCATCATGAGACTTGGCAAAGAGAGAGAGACTTTGGATAGCAGAGGGAAGAAATTAGAGGAGGAGTTGGCTTCTGCCAAGGGTGAAATATTGCGTTTGAGGAGTCAGATCAATTCTTCAAAAGTTGCTGTTAGCAATGAGAAGCCTTTGAACAATGAGAAAGTGCAGAAAGATGAAGGTGAAACCAAGGTGAACACTGAGAAAGTGCAGAAAGATGAAGGTGAAACCAAGGTCACTGTAACTGCACGGAAAACTGGCCGAAGGAGAAAGGCTAATCCCCAATAA